The following are from one region of the Oncorhynchus masou masou isolate Uvic2021 chromosome 24, UVic_Omas_1.1, whole genome shotgun sequence genome:
- the LOC135511541 gene encoding nodal homolog 2-A-like encodes MRSLGVLGVALHASLLILLTQGIHKSRDGVYHGTSRRFATDHRPPGFHHLAPKYMMHLYRNYKSNLTRPIDVMEKAIAKQADTVKSVMAKSLFHRPRRWTATFDLTTLLADERIQAAELRFRFPRATRASNITVEIYHHHDYPCRQTQGICQEHQLVGYFSVSSVINSSQHWKVYNLTDPLLNWLGQEQISRSSMKRRSPNKTKRDVYFPNPVQLAGTRQSPCVSDRALLVVFSHTGSEEGSQAKASLLQTAEQSKFLSTTESKKFRRPKRHRKKRGHSGQREPPDMRGPEASSGNIEIDPSLCRRVDMHVDFNQIGWGSWIVFPKKYNAYRCEGICPSPLGEDLNPTNHAYMQSLLKHYHPERVPSACCAPTKMSPLSMLYYENGEMLLRHHEDMVVDECGCL; translated from the exons ATGCGTTCATTAGGCGTTCTAGGTGTAGCGCTACATGCCTCTCTGCTCATACTGCTGACTCAAGGAATTCACAAATCTAGAGATGGAGTTTATCACGGAACATCACGACGCTTTGCTACAGACCACCGTCCACCTGGATTCCATCACCTGGCACCGAAGTATATGATGCACCTTTACCGGAATTACAAGTCAAACCTCACTCGGCCTATAGACGTAATGGAGAAGGCCATCGCAAAACAAGCAGACACAGTCAAGAGTGTAATGGCAAAAA GTTTATTTCACAGACCCCGACGCTGGACTGCAACCTTTGACCTGACCACCTTATTGGCCGACGAACGGATCCAAGCAGCGGAGCTCAGGTTCAGGTTTCCCCGGGCGACGAGGGCTTCCAACATTACCGTGGAGATCTACCATCACCACGACTACCCGTGCAGGCAGACACAGGGGATCTGCCAGGAACACCAGCTGGTGGgatatttctctgtctcctctgtgatTAACTCCTCTCAGCACTGGAAGGTGTACAACCTTACTGATCCGCTGTTGAACTGGCTCGGCCAGGAACAGATTTCCAGGAGCTCAATGAAGAGGAGATCACCAAACAAGACAAAGAGAGATGTGTACTTCCCCAACCCTGTCCAGTTGGCTGG AACACGGCAGAGTCCGTGTGTGAGCGACAGAGCCTTACTGGTTGTATTCTCTCATACAGGGTCAGAGGAGGGCTCCCAGGCCAAAGCCAGTCTTCTCCAGACGGCCGAACAGTCCAAGTTCCTGTCCACCACCGAGTCCAAGAAGTTCCGCAGGCCGAAGAGACACAGGAAAAAAAGGGGCCACTCAGGCCAGAGGGAACCACCAGACATGAGGGGTCCAGAGGCGTCTAGCGGAAACATTGAGATTGACCCGTCTCTCTGTCGAAGAGTTGATATGCATGTAGACTTCAATCAGATAGGCTGGGGGTCCTGGATCGTCTTCCCAAAGAAGTATAATGCCTATCGATGTGAGGGGATCTGTCCAAGTCCTTTGGGAGAAGACTTGAACCCAACAAATCATGCTTATATGCAG AGTCTCCTAAAACACTACCACCCTGAGCGGGTTCCCTCGGCGTGCTGCGCCCCCACCAAGATGAGTCCTCTAAGCATGCTGTATTATGAGAATGGAGAAATGCTGCTTCGCCATCATGAGGATATGGTTGTGGATGAATGTGGCTGCCTGTAG